The genomic interval CCGTGGCTCGGCAACGTCGCCGCGGTGAGCGTCGGCATGGTGGGAGGCGTGCCGACGCTCGACCTCGACTACCCGCTGGACTCCTCCGCGGAAGTCGACATGAACGTCGTGATGAACGATCGAGGCCGCTTCATCGAGGTGCAGGGCACCGGCGAGAAGGGCGACTTCAGCCGGAGCCAGCTCGACGCGATGCTCGGTCTGGCGGAGGCGGGCATCCGCGAGCTGCACCGCGTGCAGGCGGCGGCGCTGGCGGAGGATGATCGCGGCGCGGCCTGATCAGCGCCGGGCGTGCGCCGCGGCGTCGCGGCGCGAAGGGGCCGCCGCGCGTTCCCGCGCGGCGGCCCCGGGGTCGTTTACTTCACCTCGATCTTGCGGGGCTTCACGTCCTCCCGCTTGGGCAGGCGGAGCGTCAGCACGCCGCTGTCGAGGCTGGCGTCGACGCTGGTGGCGTCGTAGGCCTTGGGCAGCGAGAAGCGGCGGCTGACGTGCATCGTCCGCTCCTGGATGTGCTTGCGGGCCGGGCTCTTGGACGCCTGAGGCTCGCCGCCGTCGGCATCCTGGCCGACCTGCTTCCGCTCGGTGCGATCGGCCTCGATCGTGAGCAGGCCGTTCTCGACGTTCACGTCGATCTGGTCCTTGCTGAAGCCGGGCAGCTCGGCCTCGACCACGAGGGTGTCGTCTTCCTCGCGGACGTCGACGGCGAAGCCGCCGGTGCCCACCGGCGTGCTGCCGCCGGAGCCGTCGAAGAAGGAGGCCCCGCCGTTGACGGCGCGGTCGAACTGCCGGAGCATGTCGAAGGGGTTGTTGAGGGTGGGGAGGGTGTTCATCGCTGTTGTCTCCTTTGAAACAAAGGGGTGGGAAGAGAAGAAGCCGCTCGAGAGCATCCCGGCGGGTTGCCTCACCTTTTGCAAAGCACGTGCCAAAAAAGTGCGGCCGTCCAACACTCCCGTGGCCTCCCGGGTTGTCGATTCGGCAGCGTTCTGCCGTCGCGTTGCCGTTCTCGACAGCCGCACCGCTCCGGAAGCGGGTCGTAACGTCGCGTCGTGGCTCCACCCCGTCTCGAAGCACGCGCCGCCGGCCTCGCGTCGGGCCTGCTGCTCCTCGCCGCGATCCTCTCCGTGGGCTGCCAGGGCATCGCGAAACCCGCCGCGGGGGGAGCGGCGCCGGCGTCGAGCCCGCTCCCGGAGGCGACCTGGCCGGCACCGCCGCGGGTCGCGGAACGGGGCGCCGCTTCCGTGGTGATCGAGCATTCGTTCGCGGTCCCGCTCGTCGAGCTCCGCCGCTTCCTCCGCGGTGGCGAGCGGATCGCCGCGGCGGTGGAGGCGAGCGAGCGGATGCCGGCACGGACCGGGGCCGAGGCGGTCGCGGGGGTCTGGCCGGAGGCGGGCGCCGTGCGGCGGGTGACCTTCGCGGACGGCGGCCACGCGTGGGAGCGGGTGCTCCCGAGCGACTCGCCGCACCGGTTCCGCTGGCAGACGTGGGGCCACACCGGCCCGGCCG from Phycisphaera mikurensis NBRC 102666 carries:
- a CDS encoding Hsp20/alpha crystallin family protein, coding for MNTLPTLNNPFDMLRQFDRAVNGGASFFDGSGGSTPVGTGGFAVDVREEDDTLVVEAELPGFSKDQIDVNVENGLLTIEADRTERKQVGQDADGGEPQASKSPARKHIQERTMHVSRRFSLPKAYDATSVDASLDSGVLTLRLPKREDVKPRKIEVK
- a CDS encoding SRPBCC family protein encodes the protein MAPPRLEARAAGLASGLLLLAAILSVGCQGIAKPAAGGAAPASSPLPEATWPAPPRVAERGAASVVIEHSFAVPLVELRRFLRGGERIAAAVEASERMPARTGAEAVAGVWPEAGAVRRVTFADGGHAWERVLPSDSPHRFRWQTWGHTGPAGVHVAYAVGEHAWSTPGEGVSRLVWTHTLHPNHPLKRFLVQRFADRDLAPRLEAALERVAAAAEEASARGS